The following proteins are encoded in a genomic region of Bradyrhizobium sp. SK17:
- the cobW gene encoding cobalamin biosynthesis protein CobW — protein sequence MTTLTKVPVTVVTGFLGSGKTTLIQHLIRNANGKKLAVLVNEFGSEGVDGDILKSCADANCPTENIVELANGCICCTVADDFIPAMEQLLARPVKPDHIVIETSGLALPKPLLKAFDWPEIRSRITVDGVIALADAEAVAAGRFAPDPVAVDAQRAADDNLDHETPLSEVFEDQIACADIVLLTKADLAGAEGIKAAKQVIAAEMPREVPMLPVVDGTIDARVILGLGAAAEDDLASRPSHHDGEEEHEHDDFNSVVIDLPEIADIDALVASIKGLAREQNVLRAKGYIAVAGKPMRLLVQSVGERVRHQFDTPWGARPRQSKLVVIGEHGDIDEAAIRARLGV from the coding sequence ATGACAACGCTCACCAAAGTCCCCGTCACCGTCGTGACCGGCTTTCTCGGATCCGGCAAGACCACGCTGATCCAGCATCTGATCCGCAACGCCAACGGCAAGAAGCTCGCGGTGCTGGTGAACGAATTCGGCAGCGAAGGGGTCGACGGCGACATCCTGAAATCCTGCGCCGACGCCAATTGTCCGACCGAGAACATCGTCGAACTCGCCAATGGTTGTATCTGTTGCACCGTCGCCGACGATTTCATCCCGGCGATGGAGCAGCTGCTGGCGCGTCCCGTGAAGCCCGATCACATCGTGATCGAGACCTCGGGGCTCGCGCTGCCGAAGCCGCTGCTCAAGGCGTTCGACTGGCCGGAGATCCGCTCGCGGATCACCGTCGACGGCGTGATCGCGCTGGCCGATGCCGAGGCGGTCGCTGCCGGTCGTTTTGCGCCGGATCCGGTCGCCGTCGATGCGCAGCGCGCCGCTGACGACAATCTCGACCACGAGACGCCGCTCTCGGAAGTGTTCGAGGACCAGATCGCCTGCGCCGACATCGTGCTGCTGACCAAGGCCGATCTCGCTGGCGCCGAGGGGATCAAGGCGGCGAAGCAGGTGATCGCCGCCGAGATGCCGCGTGAGGTGCCGATGCTGCCCGTGGTCGACGGCACGATCGATGCGCGCGTGATCCTGGGTCTCGGTGCGGCGGCGGAAGATGATCTCGCGTCGCGTCCCTCGCATCACGACGGCGAAGAGGAACATGAACACGACGATTTCAATTCGGTGGTGATCGATCTTCCGGAGATCGCCGATATCGATGCGCTGGTGGCCTCGATCAAAGGGCTGGCGCGCGAGCAGAACGTGCTGCGCGCCAAGGGCTACATCGCGGTCGCGGGAAAGCCGATGCGCCTGCTGGTGCAGTCGGTCGGCGAGCGGGTGCGGCATCAGTTCGATACGCCGTGGGGTGCGCGGCCCCGGCAATCGAAGCTGGTCGTGATCGGTGAGCATGGCGACATCGATGAAGCGGCGATCAGGGCCCGGCTTGGTGTCTGA
- the cobO gene encoding cob(I)yrinic acid a,c-diamide adenosyltransferase → MISEQGGEGEDAGSEASLEARHTAKMAKIKVARDRIMATKSGEKGLIIVHTGAGKGKSSSAFGMIVRCVAHGFPCAVVQFIKGAWDTGERRLLTGHFGELCQFHAMGEGFTWETQDRARDIAAAQAGWEKAKELIADENLRMVVLDEINIALRYDYLAIADVVDFLKTSKPAMTHVVLTGRNAKDELIEIADLVTEMTLVKHPFRSGIKAQPGVEF, encoded by the coding sequence ATGATTTCTGAACAGGGTGGCGAGGGCGAGGACGCCGGCAGCGAGGCTTCGCTGGAGGCGCGCCACACGGCCAAAATGGCGAAAATCAAGGTCGCCCGGGACCGCATCATGGCGACCAAGAGCGGCGAAAAGGGCCTGATCATCGTTCATACCGGCGCCGGCAAGGGAAAATCATCGTCGGCCTTCGGCATGATCGTGCGCTGCGTGGCCCATGGCTTTCCTTGCGCGGTGGTGCAGTTCATCAAGGGCGCCTGGGATACCGGCGAGCGCCGGTTGCTGACCGGGCATTTCGGCGAGCTCTGTCAATTCCACGCGATGGGCGAAGGTTTCACCTGGGAGACCCAGGATCGCGCCCGCGACATCGCGGCAGCGCAGGCCGGCTGGGAGAAGGCCAAGGAGCTGATCGCGGACGAAAACCTGCGCATGGTCGTGCTCGACGAGATCAACATCGCGCTGCGCTACGACTATCTGGCGATCGCAGACGTGGTCGATTTCCTGAAGACGTCGAAGCCGGCGATGACCCATGTCGTGCTCACCGGGCGCAACGCCAAGGACGAGTTGATCGAGATCGCCGATCTCGTCACCGAGATGACCCTGGTGAAGCATCCGTTCCGCTCCGGCATCAAGGCCCAGCCGGGCGTCGAATTCTAA
- the cobG gene encoding precorrin-3B synthase, with translation MSAVAIKGWCPGALRPMQSGDGLVLRIRPRGGRLEAAQAVGIAELAARYGNGLIDLTSRANLQIRGVSEVGYPALIDGLGALGLLDADSETEAQRNILVTPFWIAGDDTSSLAAELERALAGASLDLPTKFGFAIDDGTVRVLTGASADIRIERDRNGGLLVRADGVERGRSVTRGEAVPVALAVAEWFVASGGAKGEKRRMATHLASGATLPDFLRGDAEPVARSAAPVPGLYPIGAMVGVAFGQMPHQTLNHLAASAQALRMTPWRMMLVEGMHEMPRGADLVTDAEDPALRVIACSGAPRCGEAHADTRMLASALARHIPANARLHVSGCPKGCAHSGPVDITLVATREGFDLIRRGTTRDTPVRRGLTGAELAANPLLLMGGG, from the coding sequence ATGAGCGCGGTTGCGATCAAGGGCTGGTGTCCCGGCGCGCTGCGGCCGATGCAGTCGGGCGACGGGCTCGTGTTGCGCATCCGCCCGCGAGGTGGACGGCTTGAAGCAGCGCAGGCGGTCGGGATCGCCGAGCTGGCCGCACGATACGGCAACGGCCTGATCGACCTGACCAGCCGCGCCAACCTCCAGATCCGCGGCGTCAGCGAAGTGGGTTATCCGGCCTTGATCGACGGACTCGGGGCGCTCGGTTTGCTGGACGCGGATTCCGAGACTGAGGCGCAGCGCAACATTCTGGTGACGCCGTTCTGGATCGCCGGTGACGACACGAGCTCGCTCGCGGCCGAACTTGAACGGGCGCTCGCCGGTGCTTCGCTCGATCTTCCGACCAAGTTCGGTTTCGCAATCGATGACGGCACTGTCCGGGTGCTGACCGGCGCGTCGGCGGACATCAGGATCGAACGTGATCGCAACGGTGGGCTGCTGGTGCGTGCCGATGGTGTCGAGCGCGGCCGTTCAGTCACCCGCGGCGAGGCCGTGCCGGTCGCGTTGGCGGTGGCCGAATGGTTCGTCGCCTCCGGAGGCGCCAAAGGCGAGAAGCGGCGGATGGCGACGCATCTGGCCAGCGGCGCGACCTTGCCCGACTTCCTGCGCGGCGATGCCGAGCCCGTGGCCCGATCGGCGGCGCCTGTTCCCGGCCTCTACCCGATCGGCGCGATGGTCGGTGTTGCGTTCGGGCAAATGCCGCACCAGACGCTCAACCATCTCGCCGCATCCGCGCAGGCGCTGCGGATGACGCCGTGGCGGATGATGCTGGTGGAGGGGATGCATGAGATGCCCCGCGGGGCGGACCTCGTCACCGACGCCGAGGATCCGGCGCTGCGCGTCATCGCTTGCAGCGGCGCGCCACGTTGCGGTGAGGCGCATGCCGATACGCGTATGCTGGCGTCAGCGCTCGCCCGGCACATCCCGGCCAACGCCCGGCTGCACGTCTCCGGTTGCCCCAAAGGTTGTGCCCATTCCGGTCCTGTTGACATCACGCTCGTGGCAACGCGAGAAGGCTTCGACCTGATCCGCCGCGGCACCACGCGCGATACGCCGGTCAGGCGGGGCCTGACCGGCGCGGAGCTCGCCGCCAACCCCTTGCTGTTGATGGGAGGCGGTTGA
- a CDS encoding precorrin-8X methylmutase has product MPHVYETDGAAIYRQSFATIRAEADLARFTSDEEPVVVRMIHAAGMVGLEAHVRFTAGMAARAREALRNGAPILCDARMVSEGITRARLPAGNAVICTLGDPDVPALAQSMRNTRSAAALELWRPHLAGAIVAIGNAPTALFHLLNMLEHADCPRPAAIIGCPVGFVGAAESKAALMADPPVPALTVEGRLGGSAITVAAVNALASRSE; this is encoded by the coding sequence ATGCCGCACGTCTATGAGACCGATGGCGCGGCGATCTATCGCCAGTCGTTTGCCACGATCCGCGCCGAGGCCGACCTTGCCAGGTTCACGTCCGACGAGGAGCCGGTGGTGGTGCGCATGATCCATGCCGCGGGCATGGTGGGCCTGGAAGCGCATGTGCGCTTCACCGCCGGCATGGCCGCCCGCGCAAGGGAAGCCTTGCGGAACGGCGCGCCGATCCTCTGCGACGCGCGCATGGTGTCGGAGGGAATCACGCGCGCGCGCCTGCCGGCTGGCAACGCGGTGATCTGCACGCTCGGAGACCCTGATGTGCCCGCGCTGGCGCAATCGATGCGCAACACGCGGTCCGCTGCCGCGCTCGAGCTGTGGCGGCCGCATCTGGCCGGCGCCATCGTCGCGATCGGCAACGCGCCGACCGCGCTGTTCCATCTGCTCAACATGCTGGAGCATGCCGACTGCCCACGGCCGGCGGCGATCATCGGCTGCCCGGTCGGTTTCGTCGGCGCGGCCGAGTCCAAGGCGGCATTGATGGCCGATCCGCCGGTACCGGCGCTGACGGTCGAGGGACGCCTCGGCGGATCGGCGATCACGGTTGCCGCCGTCAATGCGCTGGCGAGCCGGAGCGAATAG
- a CDS encoding DUF1636 domain-containing protein: MSVTLHVCITCRAGQTVAEGETTPGARLHAAIRDAGVPDGVNLVPVECLSACSQGCSVALSAPGRWSYVYGRLSETNAKDVIAGASAYAAAPDGIAPWRSRPEIFRKQSLARIPPIAVVPEAAE; this comes from the coding sequence ATGAGCGTTACACTTCATGTCTGCATCACTTGCCGCGCCGGCCAGACGGTGGCCGAAGGTGAAACCACGCCGGGCGCGCGTCTGCACGCCGCGATTCGCGACGCCGGGGTGCCTGATGGGGTCAATCTGGTTCCCGTCGAATGCCTGTCGGCGTGCAGCCAGGGCTGCTCGGTCGCGCTCAGCGCGCCCGGACGGTGGTCCTATGTCTATGGCCGCCTGTCGGAGACCAATGCAAAGGACGTGATCGCCGGCGCGTCCGCATATGCGGCGGCGCCGGATGGCATCGCGCCGTGGCGCAGCCGACCAGAAATCTTTCGCAAGCAGTCGCTTGCCCGCATTCCACCCATTGCCGTCGTGCCGGAGGCCGCTGAATGA
- the cobN gene encoding cobaltochelatase subunit CobN, translating to MHVIFRESRGLEETATPRDLGQDPADLVVLSFSDSDLAAFAAGWRRGRAALPSLRLANLAELRHPLSVDTYIERTLAHARGILIRLIGGEPYWSYGLAAVHRLAKERGIALVVLPADGRDDLRLDEFSTLPVSTLRRLKVLCDKGGPVAAQAVISQLALASGLYAGPVVGEIDLPETGVYDLSRGAVAALPASDGRPRALVTFYRSYLAAGDTAPVDALIDALRAKGFDAHGIFVTSLKAAGVADWLRAQFAPCAPAAIVNATAFSAAGDDGKTPFDAASCPVFQVALSTARREDWALSLRGLSPGDLAMHVVLPEVDGRLFAGVVSFKQPGERDPDLQFAHLAHRPDAGRVAAIVARVAAWHRLAGKSAQDKQLALVLSNYPGRPHQIAHAVGLDALASVEALLADLAAAGFDVEPVRSPGDALLRRKLAWDVREYRKALASLPEQLQDDLARAWGAPEDDPDCRDGAFHFAAIRCGKSLIAVQPERGDVGHRDADYHDLSRTPRHAYVAFHLWLRQQAIDAVVHIGAHGTLEWLPGKSVALSSACWPEALIGDLPVVYPFIVNDPGEAAQAKRRIGAVTIGHLPPPLAQAAVPESLRALERLLDEYSTADGLDPARRQRLIAAIREEARIAGLEDDLGLAASVSAAEAIPQIDRFVCDLKESQFGDGLHVFGQGACGEAEKAALLDALAGRRVAPGPSGSPYRGRSDVLPTGRNLYAVDPRAVPTPSAHAQGVKLAEELLRRHLQDHGDWPKGLVIDLWGSSTMRSAGEDFAMALHLAGIAPRWDHGSGRVTGYDIIAPAELGRPRIDVTLRVSGLFRDVFSGLAQLFEAATEALSERSDEADENPYRQRIARVFGPRPGHYGVGIASLADVFTPEARDAAGEAWLSASSWAIASDGEMHPDREGIEARLGAADSFVHTQDLPETDLLLAADYAAHEAGIAAAAARLGTKIPSLYHLDATRPDQPHARSLTEEISRVVRARAANPAWIAGMMRHGFRGAAEITATLEHMAAFAHLAGAVPPHLFDLYYDATLGNDEVRGFMARDNPAALVAIETCFARLHDASLWQTRRNSIAAALQEAT from the coding sequence ATGCATGTCATCTTCCGCGAGAGTCGCGGCCTTGAGGAGACCGCGACACCAAGGGACCTCGGCCAGGATCCGGCCGATCTCGTGGTGTTGTCGTTTTCCGACAGCGATCTCGCGGCCTTCGCAGCCGGCTGGCGGCGGGGACGCGCCGCGTTGCCGTCGCTGCGGCTCGCCAATCTCGCGGAGCTGCGCCATCCACTGTCGGTCGATACCTATATCGAGCGGACGCTCGCTCATGCGCGCGGCATTCTCATCCGTCTGATCGGTGGCGAGCCCTACTGGTCCTACGGCCTGGCCGCGGTGCATCGGCTGGCGAAGGAGCGCGGCATCGCCCTGGTGGTGCTGCCGGCGGACGGCCGCGACGATCTGCGGCTGGATGAGTTCTCGACCTTGCCGGTCTCGACGCTGCGACGGCTCAAGGTGTTGTGCGACAAGGGGGGGCCGGTTGCCGCGCAGGCGGTGATATCGCAACTGGCGCTGGCGTCCGGACTCTATGCCGGGCCTGTCGTCGGCGAGATCGATCTTCCCGAGACCGGCGTTTACGATCTCTCCCGTGGCGCCGTCGCGGCGCTGCCGGCATCGGATGGCCGGCCGCGGGCGCTGGTGACGTTCTATCGCTCCTATCTCGCGGCCGGCGACACCGCGCCGGTCGATGCATTGATCGATGCGTTGCGCGCGAAGGGCTTTGACGCCCACGGGATCTTCGTCACCTCGTTGAAGGCGGCGGGTGTCGCCGATTGGCTGCGGGCGCAATTCGCACCATGCGCGCCGGCCGCCATCGTCAATGCGACCGCGTTCTCCGCGGCTGGCGACGACGGCAAGACGCCGTTCGACGCCGCATCGTGTCCTGTCTTCCAGGTCGCGCTATCCACCGCGCGCCGCGAGGATTGGGCCTTGTCGCTGCGCGGCCTGTCGCCCGGCGATCTCGCGATGCACGTGGTGCTGCCGGAGGTCGACGGCCGCCTGTTCGCGGGCGTCGTGAGTTTCAAGCAGCCGGGCGAGCGCGATCCCGATCTGCAATTCGCGCATCTCGCGCATCGGCCGGATGCCGGGCGCGTCGCGGCGATCGTCGCGCGTGTCGCTGCCTGGCACCGTCTCGCCGGCAAGTCCGCGCAGGACAAGCAGCTTGCATTGGTGCTCTCGAACTATCCGGGCCGTCCGCATCAGATCGCGCATGCCGTCGGCCTCGATGCGCTGGCCTCGGTCGAGGCGTTGCTGGCGGATCTTGCGGCGGCGGGATTTGACGTCGAGCCGGTGAGGTCGCCGGGCGACGCGCTCTTGCGCCGTAAACTGGCTTGGGACGTGCGCGAATATCGCAAGGCGCTCGCCAGTCTTCCCGAGCAACTCCAGGATGATCTGGCGCGCGCGTGGGGAGCACCGGAGGATGATCCCGATTGCCGTGACGGCGCCTTTCATTTCGCCGCGATCCGATGCGGCAAGTCGCTCATCGCCGTTCAACCGGAGCGCGGTGATGTCGGGCACCGCGATGCCGACTATCACGACCTGTCGCGCACGCCGCGTCATGCCTATGTCGCGTTCCATCTCTGGCTCCGGCAGCAGGCTATCGATGCCGTCGTCCACATCGGCGCGCATGGCACGCTGGAATGGTTGCCCGGCAAATCGGTTGCGCTGTCATCGGCGTGTTGGCCGGAAGCGTTGATCGGCGATCTGCCGGTTGTCTATCCCTTCATCGTCAACGACCCCGGCGAGGCGGCGCAGGCCAAGCGCCGGATCGGCGCCGTGACGATCGGTCACTTGCCGCCGCCGCTGGCACAAGCCGCGGTGCCGGAAAGCCTGCGTGCGCTCGAGCGCTTGCTCGATGAATATTCGACTGCCGACGGTCTCGATCCCGCCCGACGGCAGCGCCTGATCGCTGCGATCCGCGAGGAGGCACGCATCGCGGGCCTCGAGGATGATCTGGGTCTTGCGGCGTCGGTCTCGGCGGCCGAGGCGATTCCGCAAATCGACCGCTTCGTCTGCGATCTCAAGGAGAGCCAGTTCGGCGACGGCCTGCACGTCTTCGGGCAGGGCGCTTGCGGCGAAGCGGAGAAGGCCGCGTTGCTCGATGCGCTCGCCGGCCGGCGGGTTGCGCCGGGGCCGTCAGGCTCGCCCTATCGCGGGCGCAGCGACGTGCTTCCGACCGGCCGCAATCTGTACGCGGTCGATCCGCGCGCGGTGCCGACGCCGTCGGCGCATGCGCAAGGCGTGAAGCTCGCCGAGGAACTGCTGCGCCGTCATTTGCAGGATCACGGCGACTGGCCGAAAGGGCTCGTCATCGATCTCTGGGGCTCGTCGACCATGCGCTCCGCCGGCGAGGATTTTGCCATGGCGCTGCATCTCGCCGGCATCGCGCCGCGCTGGGATCACGGATCGGGTCGGGTGACCGGCTACGACATCATCGCGCCGGCGGAGCTCGGCCGTCCCCGTATCGACGTGACGCTGCGCGTATCGGGCTTGTTCCGCGACGTGTTTTCGGGGCTTGCCCAATTGTTCGAGGCTGCCACGGAAGCCTTGTCCGAACGCAGCGATGAAGCGGACGAGAATCCTTACCGGCAGCGCATCGCGCGCGTGTTCGGTCCGCGCCCCGGGCATTATGGTGTCGGCATCGCGTCGCTAGCCGATGTCTTCACGCCGGAGGCCCGTGACGCCGCCGGCGAAGCGTGGTTGTCGGCGTCCTCCTGGGCCATTGCGTCCGATGGCGAGATGCACCCCGATCGCGAAGGCATCGAGGCGCGGCTCGGTGCTGCCGACAGTTTCGTGCATACCCAGGATCTGCCTGAGACCGACCTGCTGCTGGCGGCGGACTATGCCGCGCATGAGGCCGGCATTGCAGCGGCTGCTGCCCGGCTGGGCACCAAGATCCCGTCGCTCTATCACCTCGACGCGACCCGGCCGGATCAGCCGCATGCCCGCTCGCTGACCGAGGAAATCTCGCGGGTGGTGCGGGCACGCGCCGCCAATCCGGCATGGATCGCAGGCATGATGCGCCATGGCTTCCGCGGCGCTGCCGAGATCACTGCGACGCTGGAGCATATGGCGGCATTTGCCCATCTCGCCGGCGCGGTGCCGCCGCACCTGTTCGACCTCTATTACGACGCGACGCTCGGCAATGACGAGGTTCGCGGCTTCATGGCGCGCGACAATCCGGCGGCGCTGGTTGCGATCGAAACCTGCTTTGCCCGTCTGCATGACGCGTCGCTCTGGCAAACGCGGCGCAATTCGATCGCGGCGGCGTTGCAGGAGGCGACATGA
- the cobJ gene encoding precorrin-3B C(17)-methyltransferase — protein MTGTLTIAGLGPGDEALITPEVSAALAVATDIIGYAPYVSRVPPRAGLTLHPSDNRVEVQRASEALRLAAEGHHVVVVSSGDPGVFAMASAVFEALENAPQWHELPIRVLPGVTAMLAAAASAGAPLGHDFCAINLSDNLKPWPLIEKRLRLAADADFAIAMYNPRSASRPDGFGRVLEILREAGCGERIVIFARAVSTSEQRIETVLLQDARPEMADMRTVVIVGNSATRRVGRWVYAPRQVR, from the coding sequence GTGACCGGCACGCTGACCATCGCGGGGCTTGGACCCGGCGACGAGGCGCTGATCACGCCCGAGGTTTCCGCGGCGCTGGCAGTGGCGACCGATATCATTGGCTATGCGCCCTATGTTTCGCGCGTGCCGCCGCGCGCCGGGCTGACGCTGCACCCGTCGGACAATCGCGTGGAAGTGCAGCGCGCCAGTGAAGCGCTGCGGCTTGCGGCCGAAGGACACCATGTTGTCGTGGTGTCCTCTGGTGATCCCGGGGTGTTCGCGATGGCATCAGCGGTGTTCGAGGCGCTGGAGAATGCGCCGCAATGGCATGAGCTGCCGATCCGCGTGCTGCCCGGCGTCACGGCGATGCTGGCGGCGGCGGCGAGCGCCGGCGCGCCGCTCGGTCATGACTTCTGCGCGATCAACCTCTCCGACAATCTCAAGCCGTGGCCGCTGATCGAGAAGCGGCTGCGGCTCGCCGCCGACGCCGACTTCGCGATTGCGATGTACAATCCGCGCTCGGCCAGCCGACCGGACGGTTTCGGTCGCGTGCTCGAGATCCTGCGCGAGGCGGGGTGCGGCGAGCGCATCGTGATTTTCGCACGCGCCGTCTCGACATCAGAGCAGCGGATCGAGACGGTCTTGCTGCAAGATGCGCGGCCCGAGATGGCCGACATGCGGACGGTGGTGATCGTCGGCAATTCGGCGACGCGGCGGGTCGGCCGCTGGGTCTATGCACCGAGGCAGGTCCGATGA
- a CDS encoding cobalt-precorrin-6A reductase yields MMRALILGGTADANSLAAVVSRAGIDAIYSYGGRTHAPAEQPLPTRIGGFGGVSSLADYLRRERITHVIDATHPFAAEMSRNAIAACTQTATPLLALERAPWDKTPGDRWIEVADVAAAVVALPENPARVFLAIGRQHIAPFGTRPQHAYTLRFVDPSAETLPLPDADVIVSRGPFTLEGELETLRARHIEWIVARNSGGTGARAKLDAARALGLPVIMITRPPLPDRPRVDSVSQVMEWLGHRTCLGA; encoded by the coding sequence ATGATGCGCGCCCTGATCCTGGGCGGAACGGCCGACGCCAATTCGCTCGCCGCTGTGGTCAGTCGCGCGGGGATCGACGCGATCTATTCCTATGGCGGCCGCACCCATGCGCCGGCCGAACAGCCATTGCCGACTCGGATCGGCGGCTTCGGTGGCGTTAGCAGCCTTGCCGATTACCTGCGTCGCGAACGCATCACGCATGTGATCGACGCGACGCATCCGTTCGCAGCCGAGATGAGCCGCAACGCGATCGCGGCCTGCACGCAAACCGCAACGCCGTTGCTCGCGCTCGAACGCGCACCCTGGGACAAGACTCCCGGCGACCGCTGGATCGAGGTCGCGGACGTCGCAGCCGCGGTCGTGGCTTTGCCGGAGAACCCGGCCCGCGTGTTCCTCGCAATCGGGCGCCAGCACATCGCGCCGTTCGGCACCCGACCGCAGCATGCCTACACGTTGCGATTTGTCGATCCGTCCGCCGAAACCCTGCCTTTGCCCGATGCGGATGTCATCGTCTCGCGCGGCCCCTTCACGCTCGAGGGCGAGCTCGAGACGCTGCGCGCGCGCCATATCGAATGGATCGTCGCCCGCAACTCCGGCGGCACCGGCGCGCGCGCCAAGCTCGACGCCGCCCGCGCGCTTGGCCTTCCCGTCATCATGATCACGCGGCCACCCCTGCCCGACCGGCCCCGGGTCGACAGCGTGAGCCAGGTGATGGAATGGCTCGGTCATCGGACCTGCCTCGGTGCATAG
- a CDS encoding cobyric acid synthase: MARALMIQGAGSDVGKSLIVTGLARAAMRRGLRVLPFKPQNMSNNAAVTVDGGEIGRAQALQALAAGVEPHTDMNPVLLKPETDVGAQIIVHGKRIATARAREYAAMKPSLMGAVVESFDRLKARADLVLVEGAGSPAEVNLRKADIANMGFARKADVPVVLVGDIDRGGVIAQLVGIKTVIDPDDAAMIQGFVINKFRGDPTLFDDGYRLIEARTGWRGFGVLPWFGRAGELPAEDALGLGEARKPGQCKIAFLALSRIANFDDLDPLKLEPGVDLVMVRPGEAIPGDAKLVILPGSKSTRGDLAFLRAQGWEIDLLAHHRRGGHVLGLCGGYQMLGRSVADPDGIEGPAGETPGLGLLDVTTVMTEQKTLTRVSAVHAATRQPISAYEIHIGHTDGADRARPFASIDGAAEGAVSADGRVHGSYLHGLFASDDFRKAFLARLDIAAADQPYGARVESALDALAGHIESHLDVEGLLALAR; the protein is encoded by the coding sequence ATGGCGCGCGCATTGATGATCCAGGGGGCAGGTTCCGACGTGGGCAAGTCGCTCATCGTCACGGGCCTCGCGCGTGCCGCCATGCGGCGCGGCCTGCGCGTGCTGCCGTTCAAGCCGCAGAACATGTCGAACAATGCGGCCGTGACCGTCGACGGCGGCGAGATCGGACGCGCGCAGGCCTTGCAGGCCCTCGCCGCCGGCGTCGAGCCGCACACCGACATGAACCCGGTACTGCTGAAGCCGGAGACCGATGTCGGCGCCCAGATCATCGTGCACGGCAAGCGGATCGCGACCGCACGCGCGCGCGAATATGCCGCGATGAAACCGTCGCTGATGGGTGCCGTGGTGGAAAGTTTCGACCGCCTCAAGGCACGCGCCGACCTGGTGCTGGTCGAAGGCGCCGGCAGCCCCGCCGAGGTCAATCTGCGCAAGGCCGACATCGCCAATATGGGCTTTGCGCGCAAGGCCGACGTGCCGGTGGTGCTGGTCGGCGACATCGACCGCGGCGGCGTGATCGCACAGCTCGTCGGCATCAAGACGGTGATCGATCCCGACGATGCCGCGATGATCCAGGGTTTTGTCATCAACAAGTTCCGCGGCGATCCGACGCTGTTCGACGACGGCTACCGGCTGATCGAAGCCCGTACCGGTTGGCGCGGCTTTGGCGTGCTGCCGTGGTTCGGCCGCGCCGGCGAGCTTCCGGCCGAAGACGCGCTCGGGCTCGGCGAGGCGCGCAAGCCCGGCCAGTGCAAGATTGCGTTTCTGGCGCTGTCGCGGATCGCCAATTTCGACGACCTCGATCCGTTGAAGCTCGAGCCCGGTGTCGATCTCGTGATGGTGCGTCCGGGCGAAGCCATCCCTGGTGATGCAAAACTCGTCATCCTGCCCGGCTCGAAATCGACCCGCGGCGACCTCGCGTTCCTGCGCGCGCAGGGCTGGGAGATCGATCTCTTGGCGCATCATCGCCGCGGCGGCCATGTGCTCGGCCTGTGCGGCGGCTACCAGATGCTCGGGCGGAGCGTCGCCGATCCCGATGGGATCGAAGGTCCCGCCGGCGAAACGCCCGGCCTCGGATTGCTCGACGTCACGACCGTCATGACCGAGCAGAAGACGCTGACCCGCGTCAGCGCGGTCCATGCCGCAACCCGTCAGCCGATCAGCGCCTACGAAATCCATATCGGGCACACCGACGGGGCGGATCGCGCGCGGCCGTTCGCATCGATCGACGGCGCGGCGGAAGGCGCCGTTTCCGCCGATGGACGCGTCCACGGCAGCTATCTGCACGGCCTGTTCGCATCGGACGATTTCCGCAAGGCGTTCCTTGCGCGACTCGATATCGCGGCCGCGGATCAGCCCTACGGTGCCAGGGTCGAAAGCGCGCTCGACGCGCTGGCCGGGCACATCGAGAGCCATCTCGATGTCGAGGGCCTGCTGGCGCTGGCGCGCTAG
- a CDS encoding precorrin-2 C(20)-methyltransferase: MGRIICCGLGPGDPDLMSVRADRIVRGARRVAYFRKKGQPGQARRIVDGMLAADVDEYPMEYPVTTEIAFDDPDYARLLADFYDEWAERLLRLAREIDVIVLCEGDPYFYGSFMHLHSRLQGRVGIEVIAGIPGMVGCWNAVGQPIALADDVTTVLMGTLPEAELVQRMHQSDALVVMKTGRNLPKIRRALVSAGRLDDAWLVERGTMPDQRVIRLADIGEADGPYFAIVLVHGQGRRREAGQ, encoded by the coding sequence ATGGGACGCATCATCTGCTGCGGCCTCGGCCCAGGCGATCCGGACCTGATGAGCGTGCGCGCCGACCGCATCGTGCGTGGCGCGAGACGCGTCGCGTATTTTCGCAAGAAGGGGCAGCCGGGCCAGGCCCGCCGCATCGTCGACGGCATGCTCGCGGCCGACGTCGACGAATATCCGATGGAATATCCGGTCACCACGGAGATCGCGTTCGACGATCCGGACTATGCGCGGCTACTGGCGGATTTCTACGACGAATGGGCCGAGCGGCTGTTGCGGCTCGCGCGCGAGATCGACGTCATCGTGCTGTGCGAAGGCGATCCTTACTTTTACGGCTCGTTCATGCATCTGCATTCGCGGTTGCAGGGGCGTGTCGGGATCGAGGTGATCGCGGGCATTCCCGGCATGGTCGGCTGCTGGAATGCGGTCGGGCAGCCGATCGCGCTTGCCGACGATGTGACCACCGTTCTGATGGGCACGCTGCCGGAGGCGGAGCTCGTGCAGCGCATGCATCAGTCGGATGCGCTGGTCGTCATGAAGACCGGTCGCAATCTTCCGAAGATCCGCCGTGCGCTCGTCTCCGCGGGGCGTCTCGACGATGCGTGGCTGGTCGAGCGCGGTACCATGCCGGATCAGCGCGTCATCAGGCTGGCTGATATCGGCGAGGCCGACGGTCCGTATTTCGCGATCGTGCTGGTGCACGGGCAGGGGCGGCGCAGGGAGGCGGGGCAGTGA